The following are from one region of the Onthophagus taurus isolate NC unplaced genomic scaffold, IU_Otau_3.0 ScKx7SY_15, whole genome shotgun sequence genome:
- the LOC111422568 gene encoding structure-specific endonuclease subunit slx1 isoform X1 yields the protein MDENKEIVEDFYGVYLLYCKNPKYLGKTYIGYTVDPNRRIKQHNKGKKYGGAYKTSKKGPWTMVMIIHGFPNDIAALRFEWAWQHPTSSQRLNHIQKQKRNEKQYDYRLRVLSEMLTVGPWNRLPLTIRWLDETLFRDLAGLKIPPIHMPICIGGVISKKVAKQAENDSNELISCVICDKKIEGKALRCLRKSCDLISHVICLSRFFLRLGEYVPIEGECPRCDKKFLWNDLVRKSNGCYENLEITLNGDDFYSSESE from the exons ATGGATGAAAACAAAGAGATTGTTGAAGATTTTTATGGAGTTTATCTTTTATATTGTAAAAACCCTAAATATTTAGGTAAAACGTACATTGGATACACCGTAGATCCTAATCGGAGGATTAAACAGCATAATAAAGGGAAAAAATACGGAGGGGCTTATAAAACGAGTAAAAAAGGACCTTGGACGATGGTTATGATTATACACGGATTTCCTAATGATATCGCCGCTTTACgg ttTGAATGGGCTTGGCAGCACCCCACATCTTCTCAAAGACTAAATCAcatccaaaaacaaaaaaggaaTGAGAAACAATATGATTATCGATTGAGGGTTTTATCTGAAATGTTAACAGTGGGGCCATGGAATCGATTACCTCTAACAATACGATGGTTGGATGAGACGTTATTTCGCGATTTAGCA GGTTTAAAAATCCCCCCAATACATATGCCAATTTGTATTGGTGGAGTTATCAGCAAAAAAGTCGCAAAGCAAGCTGAAAATGACTCGAATGAATTAATTTCGTGCGTTATTTGTGACAAAAAAATCGAAGGGAAAGCTTTAAGATGTTTGAGAAAAAGTTGTGATTTAATTAGTCATGTAATTTGCTTGTCGCGGTTTTTTTTGAGATTAGGGGAGTATGTTCCGATTGAGGGTGAGTGTCCTCGGtgtgataaaaagtttttgtggAACGATTTGGTTCGAAAATCGAATGGGTGttatgaaaatttagaaattacTTTGAATGGGGATGATTTTTATAGTTCTGAGTCGGAATAA
- the LOC111422564 gene encoding mediator of RNA polymerase II transcription subunit 31 isoform X2, translating into MAGWNYIAGVPETDDQQRLRFQIELEFVQCLGNPNYLNFLAQRGYFKDSTFVNYLKYLLYWKEPDYAKYLKYPMCLYFLDLLQYEHFRRELVNSQCTKFIDDQQILLWQHYTRRRSRLLQTPNANGANNESNVQNSQTNGHLNQKIT; encoded by the exons atggcAG GCTGGAATTACATTGCAGGTGTCCCCGAAACCGACGACCAACAACGTTTACGCTTCCAAATCGAATTAGAATTCGTACAATGCTTAGGGAACccgaattatttaaatt TTTTAGCCCAACGCGGTTATTTCAAAGACTCAACCTTCGTTAATtacctaaaatatttattgtattggAAAGAACCGGATTACGCCAAATACTTAAAGTATCCAatgtgtttatattttttggatttattaCAATACGAGCACTTCCGAAGAGAATTAGTTAACTCGCAATGCACCAAATTCATCGACGACCAACAAATCTTACTTTGGCAGCATTACACGCGGCGTAGAAGCCGATTATTACAAACTCCCAACGCTAACGGTGCTAATAATGAATCAAACGTACAAAATTCCCAAACAAACGGAcatttaaaccaaaaaataacctaa
- the LOC111422564 gene encoding mediator of RNA polymerase II transcription subunit 31 isoform X1 — protein sequence MAGKGWNYIAGVPETDDQQRLRFQIELEFVQCLGNPNYLNFLAQRGYFKDSTFVNYLKYLLYWKEPDYAKYLKYPMCLYFLDLLQYEHFRRELVNSQCTKFIDDQQILLWQHYTRRRSRLLQTPNANGANNESNVQNSQTNGHLNQKIT from the exons atggcAGGTAAAG GCTGGAATTACATTGCAGGTGTCCCCGAAACCGACGACCAACAACGTTTACGCTTCCAAATCGAATTAGAATTCGTACAATGCTTAGGGAACccgaattatttaaatt TTTTAGCCCAACGCGGTTATTTCAAAGACTCAACCTTCGTTAATtacctaaaatatttattgtattggAAAGAACCGGATTACGCCAAATACTTAAAGTATCCAatgtgtttatattttttggatttattaCAATACGAGCACTTCCGAAGAGAATTAGTTAACTCGCAATGCACCAAATTCATCGACGACCAACAAATCTTACTTTGGCAGCATTACACGCGGCGTAGAAGCCGATTATTACAAACTCCCAACGCTAACGGTGCTAATAATGAATCAAACGTACAAAATTCCCAAACAAACGGAcatttaaaccaaaaaataacctaa
- the LOC111422563 gene encoding uncharacterized protein: MAICRFCLKSSENTQFKSLLLYSTYIELILPEIDLSLTETPQICPACLSNLETAYNFKTSCLQSEEKLKTVKNTQIKHEIEIGAETNTTDTFETNFDSKNFIIKDEIDIGEYEIVSSENFCSLYQCNLCGNQFNNDTALNSHKSNHFDAKKRKCEFCGKGFNHTGHFKTHLKTHDKNGNLKPFQCEQCGNRFLKIPYLRRHKRMSCRGVNKSV, encoded by the exons ATGGCTATTTGTCGATTTTGCTTAAAATCGTCGGAAAACACTCAATTTAAGTCATTATTACTATATTCAACTTACATAGAATTAATCCTCCCTGAAATT gatttaaGCCTCACGGAAACCCCCCAAATATGCCCCGCATGCTTAAGCAACCTCGAAACCGCCTACAACTTCAAAACAAGCTGCCTCCAATCcgaggaaaaattaaaaaccgtTAAAAACACCCAAATAAAACACGAAATCGAAATTGGAGCCGAAACCAATACAACCGATACATTCGAAACTAATTTTGACTCGAAAAACTTTATAATCAAAGACGAAATCGATATCGGAGAATACGAAATAGTTTCGTcggaaaatttttgttctttgtATCAATGTAACTTGTGTGGAAACCAATTTAACAACGACACGGCTTTAAATTCGCACAAGTCGAATCATTTCGATGCAAAAAAGAGGAAATGCGAGTTTTGCGGTAAAGGATTTAACCACACCGGGCATTTTAAAACTCATTTAAAGACGCACGATAAAAACGGGAACTTAAAACCTTTCCAATGCGAACAATGCGGGAATCGATTCCTTAAAATTCCGTATTTACGCAGGCATAAACGAATGTCTTGCCGAGGGGTTAACAAATCCGTTTAA